In the genome of Carassius gibelio isolate Cgi1373 ecotype wild population from Czech Republic chromosome A25, carGib1.2-hapl.c, whole genome shotgun sequence, the window CATGCAAATTTTCTTGTAAACCGTATGAATTTcttttgcagaacacaaaatatattttttatgtcaatGGAGTGCAAAGTTGTTTTGtgacccattgactttcattgtatagacaaaaagagttcttcaaaatatctttttttgtaaaGGATGTAGAATTGTCCTGGGTATCTATacaggaatagtttacccaaaaatgaaaactaggtGAAAAtgtaccctcaagccatccaagattagaacagatttggaggaatttagcattacatcgtttactcaccaatggatcctctgcagtgaatgggtgccgtcagaataaaggtccaaacagctgataaaaacatcacaataatccacaagtaatccacatgactccagtctatcAAATAAGTCTTCTATCTATAATTTGGTTTCTCTGGTGAACTAGTCATGTGAcctgaatcaggaaagaaatctgcacagattaaGCACCGATCAAGCAAAAACAGTCCCAAACAGTTCTATACAAATATGACGGTGGTCATACTGTATTTGGAAAAGTGATATTATGGATTTTGGACAGAAGTAATGGTTTTGTATCCTACAAAACAGCAGATTTTCgtgttgtggattattttgatgtttttatcagctgtttggactctttttctgattgcacccattcactgcagaggacctgTTGGTGAGCATGtgatataatgcttttttttcctgttctgttctgaaagaacaaactcatctacatcctgaACAGCTTGAAGATAAgactattttcagcatttttagcTTTTTCAGCCTTTTGAAGGGGAGGGGGGATAAACTATTCCTTTTAGCCTTTTAATAAtctttacatataaaaaataaatatgcccTCAGAAACAAGCCCACTCTTCATTTCCACAGGGTAGAGCCACTTCCCTACGATGCACCGAAACCTGTGGGTCATACACGTTTTGTCTGCGTCTCAGACACACACTCGAGGACAGATGGAATCCAGATGCCTTTTGGCGATGTCTTGCTTCACACAGGTGACTTCACAGAGCTCGGTCTACCATCTGAAGTGAAGAAGTTTAATGACTGGTTAGGTAAGTGTGCAAAACCAGTCCTGTTACCTTTGCTGACAAGCACTTCCCCTGGGGTCACAACACGAACTCCcaaaaaaaagtcacttttttttttgtttaaatgcatttgtgctcTTTAAGGTTTTGCGTCAAGTGCAACAATGTTTTCCAGTTCCAAATCTGACCTATTTTAAGACTGATGAATTTCAATAGCATCAGTTTCTACATtgaaattacaaaatattcaaCATTGTAGCATAATTTTTCCTGAAGCTGCAATGCGCACAGCATTTCGAGCAAGTAGGAAGGTTTTTGTTATGGCTGGGGGTGAAGGAGGtcaaattgaaaattgaaaaatgtcCAGCCGTTGGCTTTTTAATAGGTGCCTTTCGGTCTGGTCTCATTGGCCTCTGCAGTGATTCACTTTGATGAAATCAAGGTTCTTTAGGTTTACAGGTCAAATAGATTGTTTAAATCAAAGGCATGTTTCTGTCTACGATTGGCAGCCACAGTGAACTGATTATTCTCTGTGGCCCGTCGAAGCCatcagaaatgttatttatttcagatacCAAGAATGTTTCCTAAAATGTCTCTTCTTAACATCTGATTAGTCATATGGCTGTAGAATATGATACTGTGATACTTGCTTCCAAGATCTGTCATCCTCATCTTCTGTCTCCTCTTACAGGCAGTCTTCCCTATGAGTTCAAAGTTGTTATCGCTGGAAATCACGAACTTACCTTCGATAAAAACTTTATGGCGGAACTCATGAAGCAGGATTACTACCGTTTCCCCTCTGTGTCCAAACTGAAGACTGAGGACTTTGACGATGTTCAGTCCCTCCTTACAAACTGTGTGTACTTACAGGACTCTGAGGTCACCATTAAAGGATTCAGGATATATGGGACTCCGTGGTAAGCATTTCTAAATCATTGCTGTcatcacattgttttttttacttcttgCTTGCTACATCTGTCATGAAGAATATTAAATGGGTTAACAATGATTTTAATCAGATATCCTCAGCAAAAGCAGCTTAGTTTATGTAAAGTGAATTATGAAAAGCATGCTCTGGATTACGCACTTTTCACATTTTGAATCTTGTCCTACACGTTTTTTCTCGTTGAATATTCTGTTTCACTTTGTTTGGTGGTGTTTTcatatttgcattcatttttttaggTTAATATGGAATCAGTAGCTGCAGTACGTTTTGATAAAGCGCCATAAATCACAATCAGTGCTTTGTATATACAAACCATATGCAACATATGTCTGGTTTGTTAGTTAAGAAACAGATGGGCAGTTGACATACAGTACATTAAGTTTGTGTTTGATTTATTGAAACTGAAAAGGTTTACATCTCTTGTATGATTTCTCATGACTGTCTTATACCTTGAGTTAAACTGATTATCTTCAGCTATGGACAGAAAGACCTTTGTAGACCTGGGTTATGTTAGACGCTGTTGTACTCTCTGCTCCGCAGGACACGAGATGTGTTCTCACTCGCTACAGATAGTGTTACATACACTTCATTCCTTCATTCCATCTCTTTCACTGTTactctttatacacacacacacacacacaaccagcaTCACACATTGGCATCTCTCATGCGAAGACCTCATTGTCTGATAAGCAGACCATTATCTCAGTTGACCCCTCACCCACTGGGCTGCCCCACACTAGCGTGGGACGCCAGCAGAGCTGTGTTAGATTTCAGGTGTGAATAGATGCCTAGCAGTGTTTGGCACTAAGAGCATTGTGGCAGTGTGACACGATGGTCGACAGCTACTAGAAGCAGTTAATCACCAGGAGACGACACTGAAGACTCCGTTGAAAGTTGATGAGAGTTGCTTTAAGTGCTTAATTTTACAGATCATCTTTAGCCCtctttttttagttaaaatatgTGTATAAATTAGAGGATTTTGTCATCTAGGTACATTTCATATATGATTCACATATGCACATATTTTTTTCCTACTCTT includes:
- the LOC127947498 gene encoding metallophosphoesterase MPPED2 isoform X2, with the protein product MQLRVEPLPYDAPKPVGHTRFVCVSDTHSRTDGIQMPFGDVLLHTGDFTELGLPSEVKKFNDWLGSLPYEFKVVIAGNHELTFDKNFMAELMKQDYYRFPSVSKLKTEDFDDVQSLLTNCVYLQDSEVTIKGFRIYGTPWTPWFNGWGFNLPRGQSLLDKWNQIPEDVDVLMTHGPPLGFRDWVPKELQRVGCVELLNTVQKRVRPKLHAYGGIHEGYGIMTDGYTTFINSSTCTVSFQPTNPPIIFDLPNPGNS